Genomic window (bacterium):
CCCTTTATCGCAGGGTCGACCACGGTGAAATTACGGACCTTTTTAAACATGTCTTGTACAAGTTCAAGATAAATACGTGTTCGCGTTACTGCCGGAGCTTTTTCATATTCTTCTAAGATTTGCTCGAATCGGGAAGCATCACCGATGGCGCGATTCACAACTGCCTCTCGGTAACCGCGTGCTTCAGAAATTCTTCGGTTTGCTTCACCATGCGCTGCAGGGATTTTGCTGTTCTGATCCTCGAGAGCTTTGTTTATCTCTTGCTTTTGCTCTTGAAGTGCCGAATTGACCTGGTTGAAAGACGGTTGTACGGGCTCTGGGGGAGCCACGTCCTGAAGAATTACTTCCTCTATCGAGATTCCCATTTTGTAGGTCTCATCAATAACTTTTTGCATATCAACCTGTACGGCCGACTGTATTTCTCCTCGACCCGTAGTGAGAATATCGTTAATAGACCTATCGCCAACGACCTTACGCATAGTGGTCTGAGTGAGGTCACGAATGTTCTTTACTGGGTCCGCAACGTTGAAAAGGAAGTCTTTGGGATTAATAACACGATATTGTACAACCCACTCAACGTCGGCTACGTTCAGATCTCCAGTAAGCATGAGCGACTCTTCGTCGACATTCCGTTTCCCGCTCGTTCGTGAGGAACGCAGGAAAATATTATCTCTTGAGCGAGAGTCTGTCGTTCTCCTATCCAACCCGAGCTCTCGTCCCGTCGGGGTAAACCCAAAAGCTTCTTCTTGAACTTTCGTCGGAACAAGGACAACCCGATCCACACCAAATGGCAGCTTGAAGTGCAGACCTTCATCAGCAATCCGAATGAATTCACCAAAGCGAGTTACTACCCCCTTCTCTTGGGGTCGGACCATGTAGTAAGAGGAGAAAATACCCGAGCCGATTACAATAGCGAGGATAACAAAGAGCAGTGCACTCGGTCGGTCAATGATATCTTGCAGGTATTCCTCAAAAGATCTTTCAGGTCCGTTTCCATTATGCCGCCTATTCCAATTCATATTAACAGTATCCTTAACTTCATGTTCTTTATCTTCATGAGCTATTCTTTTTCCTCGTGCTACATGCCTGTAGTGACACGTGCCTAGAGTATTACAGCCCTCTTGCCCTAATGGTTCCTTGGTTCCACCAATGGTTCCTTTCGACGGCGGCTCCTTACTATCATACTCCTTGCTCTGATAGACGAGGGGGAAATAGCATATTTCGGAGAGCGCAGCTGCTGCCGTCGACAGCCACTCGTATAGCAACTCCCTTCATGGTTTCTCCCTCCGGTATCCCACTCAGACAACCTACTTCCGATAACCGACCTACGATAACCCGACCTACGATAACCCGACCTACGACAACCTACGAGTTTTTCGAGACAATGAATCTCAGGAGACAAAACCTGAGAGCATCGCTTTTTGTGACCCCAGGAGGAGAGACGATCCTTAACAAGAGAACTATCAATTTTGGCATCTCAGCACAATAATTTCTTGGCGAAAGGGTACGAATGTTAACTTTTATCAATCTCTCTGCTCGCTATTTTTGAAGGAGAGAGAGGAATACGTTTCCCATGAGGGTCATTCCTGGGCTCAGGCGTTGCACGAGCGAGAGCGTGGTCTTGTGATTCCGAGGTAAAGTGTTCAAGAGCTTCAGCAGTTTCATGGACATGATCCGGCTCAACTCCGGCTTCTTCAACAAGGTAGCTCTCGAGTAATCGATGAGTTCTGATCAGTTTTCGCGCTTCATTTCGACCATCTGCTGTGAGCCCGACAAGCGCTCCCTTCCTGACAAGAAAATTGTTATCAACAAGTCTCTTGACGGTGCGCCGTTCTCGCTTTCTATAGTCCGCAGTATCGGATGTAGCAGATGACTTTTTAAGAATCTCTTGGACGGCTGCTTGTGAGAAGAGACGAGTTTCTTTACTAGCGTCTTCCTCTAAACGGAATAGCGCGGCGAGAATATCTTCTTGTAGGATTCTATTTTGCAGCACATTTTTTCTATAACGACGCCCTATAGTCCCATAGCGAGGTGAGAAGCAAATTGAGCCGATCAGGAGGATGCCTCCCAGTGCAGCAATCATCCCAGCAGCATTCAATGAGGAGGAGCTCCCAAGAATGAGAGGCAGAAATACTGCTACACAATATCCTCCTACGCTCATGAGTATTGCAAACAGAACGCTGAGCATGAGTTGCGTATTCAACTTATCGGTGAACAGTCGCGCACATGCAGCTGGAGAAATAATCATCGCAATAACAAGAATAGAACCGACCGCTTTAAAGGAAGCCACCACGGCAACCGCCAGCACAAGCATCAGCAGGTTGTTAAGCATGTTGCTTGAAAATCCCATTGAAGTCGCAAGTGTTGGATCAAAGGAGGAGAGAGTTAGCTCTTTCTTGAATAGGAGGATGATGAAGAGAACCGAAAGAAAGCAGAGCGCTGAAGTTATCAGCTCCTCTGGAAGCAATTGAAGAGATGATGCCGTTAGCAATGTGGTGATATCGGATGGTGGAAGCCAGAATATGCTTTCAAGTTGCCCGTAGAGTAAGCAATCAGCATCGAGATCCACATGTCGTGCAGCCGCTTGCTCTATTAGTAATACGCCCAAGGCGAAAAAAAGTGGGAAGACTATCCCAATTGTTGCACTTGTTTCAACAAAGCGATTCCGACGGAGGAATTCGATGCAAAGTGCGCTTACGACACCCGCAATAGCTGCTCCCAAAAATACTGATAGGCTGCTTCGATGAGAGGAAAGAAGAAAAGCAATAACAATTCCTGGAAGAACAGAGTGAGCAATCGCATCTCCCATGAGACTTTGTCGCCGTAAGATCAGATAATTCCCAAGAAGTCCACATGCGCTTGAGGATAGGATCGCAGTAAGGAGTGGAGGAAGGTCAATAGCGATGAATTCCCAGGAAGTCATAATTCTTGCCCCTGCTCATTCTCATCAATGGGGTCTTGGCCTGCACCTTGAGATCTCTTTTCTAGTTTTTCAAGAATATCTGAAGATATGAAGTGCTCGACATAATCAGCAGAGAGATCGAGATGAGAAGGAGGAAGCTCCTCCTGGACGGAGGAGAGATAGGCCTCCCATAAGTGATGACTTTTTTCTCGCATCTGTCCTATGCGGTATCCTTTCGTAGTGAGTTGTATGCCCTGAGAAGAAAAGTATGCAAGCCCTCGAAGACAAAACAGGAGTGAATGAATGATGCGAAGACTGAGAGACCAGTTTTGAGCTATGCTTAGCTCGCTATAGCGTATGAGTGGGAGTGGTGAAGAATCGAAGGGAGTGTTCTTTTCTGAAAGACAGCCAATAACCTCTCTCAGAACGTGATCCCGCAATAC
Coding sequences:
- the hflK gene encoding FtsH protease activity modulator HflK is translated as MNWNRRHNGNGPERSFEEYLQDIIDRPSALLFVILAIVIGSGIFSSYYMVRPQEKGVVTRFGEFIRIADEGLHFKLPFGVDRVVLVPTKVQEEAFGFTPTGRELGLDRRTTDSRSRDNIFLRSSRTSGKRNVDEESLMLTGDLNVADVEWVVQYRVINPKDFLFNVADPVKNIRDLTQTTMRKVVGDRSINDILTTGRGEIQSAVQVDMQKVIDETYKMGISIEEVILQDVAPPEPVQPSFNQVNSALQEQKQEINKALEDQNSKIPAAHGEANRRISEARGYREAVVNRAIGDASRFEQILEEYEKAPAVTRTRIYLELVQDMFKKVRNFTVVDPAIKGLLPIFSSPQDSGRIGGTSQGRASLSPSSMGAPLNQGNEG
- a CDS encoding iron ABC transporter is translated as MTSWEFIAIDLPPLLTAILSSSACGLLGNYLILRRQSLMGDAIAHSVLPGIVIAFLLSSHRSSLSVFLGAAIAGVVSALCIEFLRRNRFVETSATIGIVFPLFFALGVLLIEQAAARHVDLDADCLLYGQLESIFWLPPSDITTLLTASSLQLLPEELITSALCFLSVLFIILLFKKELTLSSFDPTLATSMGFSSNMLNNLLMLVLAVAVVASFKAVGSILVIAMIISPAACARLFTDKLNTQLMLSVLFAILMSVGGYCVAVFLPLILGSSSSLNAAGMIAALGGILLIGSICFSPRYGTIGRRYRKNVLQNRILQEDILAALFRLEEDASKETRLFSQAAVQEILKKSSATSDTADYRKRERRTVKRLVDNNFLVRKGALVGLTADGRNEARKLIRTHRLLESYLVEEAGVEPDHVHETAEALEHFTSESQDHALARATPEPRNDPHGKRIPLSPSKIASREIDKS